A single region of the Gilliamella apis genome encodes:
- a CDS encoding YgjV family protein — translation MDNLNFLYQFFSSDFIEKYTTIPQLIGILGYLVGVSAFLQRNDNAFRWQLTIVNIIMTVHFYLLGPESYPAAILNIVNIFRNITSTYTKNFLAMMFFIGLMWIFYFFTTPDWRQCIHYFSVIGTTLVTIALFRFEQQKMRLLILLSSILWIIYSLWIGSLGSLAIEVTFAIINIITIIKLSPKSAV, via the coding sequence GTGGATAATCTAAACTTTTTATACCAGTTTTTTAGCTCTGATTTTATTGAAAAATACACAACAATTCCGCAATTAATTGGTATTTTAGGTTATCTTGTTGGAGTTAGTGCTTTTTTACAACGTAATGATAATGCTTTTCGATGGCAATTAACCATTGTTAATATTATTATGACTGTGCATTTTTATTTATTAGGACCAGAATCCTATCCTGCGGCTATACTTAATATAGTAAATATTTTTAGAAACATCACATCAACTTATACCAAGAATTTTTTAGCCATGATGTTTTTTATAGGATTGATGTGGATATTTTACTTTTTCACAACGCCTGATTGGCGACAATGTATACATTATTTCTCAGTTATTGGTACTACATTAGTAACAATTGCATTATTTAGATTTGAACAACAAAAGATGCGATTACTGATATTGTTAAGTAGTATTTTATGGATAATATATAGCTTATGGATAGGCTCTTTAGGTAGTTTAGCTATAGAGGTTACCTTTGCGATAATTAATATTATAACGATTATTAAATTATCACCAAAATCCGCTGTATAA
- the thyA gene encoding thymidylate synthase — MKQYLSLMQKILNEGTAKSDRTGTGTLSIFGHQMRFNLQDGFPLVTTKKCHLRSIIYELLWFLKGDTNINYLKDNKVTIWDEWADENGDLGPVYGKQWRAWGAADGRQIDQISQLIEQIKNDPDSRRMIVSAWNVGELDQMALAPCHALFQFYVAQGKLSCQLYQRSCDVFLGLPFNIASYSLLVHMIAQQCDLEVGDFVWTGGDTHLYSNHMEQTHLQLSREPKTLPKLVIKRRPPTIFDYEFEDFEIVDYDPYPAIKAPVAI; from the coding sequence ATGAAACAGTATTTATCACTAATGCAAAAAATTTTAAACGAAGGAACGGCTAAATCGGATAGAACTGGTACAGGGACTCTATCTATCTTTGGTCATCAAATGCGATTTAATTTGCAAGATGGTTTTCCATTAGTGACTACAAAAAAATGTCATTTACGTTCAATTATCTATGAGTTACTTTGGTTTCTTAAAGGTGATACTAATATTAATTATTTAAAAGATAATAAAGTAACGATTTGGGATGAATGGGCCGATGAAAATGGTGATCTTGGTCCTGTTTATGGCAAACAATGGCGCGCTTGGGGTGCTGCGGATGGTCGACAAATAGATCAAATTTCGCAACTAATCGAACAAATTAAAAATGATCCAGACTCTAGAAGAATGATAGTTTCAGCATGGAATGTTGGTGAGCTTGATCAAATGGCGTTAGCACCATGTCATGCTCTGTTTCAATTTTATGTCGCTCAAGGTAAGCTGTCATGTCAACTTTATCAACGTTCATGTGACGTATTCTTAGGATTACCATTTAATATTGCTAGTTATTCGTTATTAGTTCATATGATTGCTCAACAATGCGATTTAGAAGTCGGTGATTTTGTTTGGACAGGTGGCGATACCCATTTGTATTCCAATCATATGGAACAAACACATTTACAATTAAGCCGTGAGCCAAAAACTTTGCCTAAACTTGTTATTAAACGCAGACCACCTACAATTTTTGATTATGAATTTGAAGATTTTGAAATTGTTGATTACGATCCTTATCCAGCAATAAAAGCGCCAGTAGCAATTTAA
- a CDS encoding penicillin-binding protein activator, which produces MKLKQSFYAIVILALFSLLVGCHLNSSKSAKYDETKDSNYYLSQVDTSSGSAKIDWQLLAIRALINENKLSQANKLLSQLPANLNAEQQKDQLLSQGEIAIRKGQPFNLSQLTIEKLNDSQAYRYYSIKLALDRKSKKLNEQAYDYLSLQKFAPEKLKKQTLNNT; this is translated from the coding sequence ATGAAATTAAAACAATCCTTTTATGCTATTGTTATTTTAGCATTATTTTCACTTTTAGTTGGATGTCATCTTAACTCATCAAAGAGTGCTAAATATGATGAAACTAAAGATTCCAATTATTATTTGTCGCAGGTAGATACTAGCTCTGGAAGTGCTAAAATCGATTGGCAGTTATTGGCGATAAGAGCATTAATAAATGAGAATAAACTTTCTCAAGCAAATAAATTATTATCTCAACTACCGGCTAATCTTAATGCAGAACAACAAAAAGACCAATTGTTATCTCAAGGTGAAATAGCAATTAGAAAAGGACAACCATTTAATCTTAGTCAATTAACTATCGAAAAACTAAATGATTCACAAGCATATCGTTATTATTCAATCAAATTAGCCTTAGATAGAAAATCTAAAAAACTTAATGAGCAAGCGTATGATTACTTATCTTTACAAAAATTTGCACCAGAAAAATTAAAAAAACAAACCTTAAATAATACCTGA
- the lgt gene encoding prolipoprotein diacylglyceryl transferase: MNQFLLFPNFNPIAFSIGPISLHWYGAMYLFGVLGALFLAKRRANKPNSNWTSQQVENLLFWGFLGLFIGGRLGYVLFYNFDAFLEEPTILFRVWEGGMSFHGGLIGAICVIAIFAKKTQKTFMQVADFVAPLVPLGLMFGRFGNFINGELWGRVTNSSIGMLFPTSSHADFMFVQANPEWFSLYSQLNGVLPRHPSQLYEMVFEGIVLFIILNLFIRKPRPVGAASGLFLVCYGIFRFIIEFFRQPDEQLGLFLNIISMGQILCLPMIIGGILMLLYAYRFNNKAIKK; this comes from the coding sequence ATGAATCAATTTTTACTATTTCCCAATTTTAATCCAATAGCTTTCTCAATCGGCCCTATTTCATTACATTGGTATGGTGCCATGTACCTATTTGGTGTGCTTGGCGCCTTGTTTTTAGCTAAACGTCGTGCTAATAAACCCAATAGCAATTGGACATCACAACAAGTTGAAAACTTATTATTCTGGGGGTTTTTGGGCCTCTTTATTGGCGGACGTTTAGGTTATGTATTATTTTATAATTTTGATGCATTTCTTGAAGAGCCTACTATTCTATTCAGAGTTTGGGAAGGGGGGATGTCTTTCCATGGCGGTTTGATTGGTGCCATTTGTGTTATTGCTATCTTTGCTAAAAAAACACAAAAGACCTTTATGCAAGTAGCTGATTTTGTGGCTCCATTAGTACCACTCGGTTTAATGTTTGGCCGATTTGGTAATTTTATTAACGGTGAATTGTGGGGCCGAGTAACTAACTCTTCAATCGGTATGTTATTTCCTACTTCATCACATGCTGATTTTATGTTTGTCCAAGCAAATCCAGAATGGTTTTCTTTATACAGCCAATTAAACGGCGTTTTGCCTCGTCACCCTTCACAACTTTATGAGATGGTATTTGAAGGTATAGTATTATTTATTATTTTAAATTTATTTATTCGCAAACCTCGTCCAGTTGGTGCAGCCTCAGGACTGTTTTTAGTTTGTTATGGCATATTTAGGTTTATAATTGAGTTCTTTAGACAACCCGATGAACAATTAGGATTATTTTTAAATATAATCAGTATGGGACAAATTCTCTGTCTCCCTATGATCATTGGTGGTATCTTGATGCTTTTATATGCATATAGATTTAACAATAAGGCTATTAAAAAATGA
- a CDS encoding YraN family protein, giving the protein MPMLHPNRPQNRTKNKDIGKHYEHIACQFLANQGLVLLDKNSLYQIGEIDLVMRDKSCLVFVEVRYRKNANFGEAEMTISLTKQNKIKQAAQLWMLNNNLNIEDTEFRFDVFAITGKSQKWIINAF; this is encoded by the coding sequence ATGCCTATGTTACATCCCAATCGTCCTCAGAACAGAACGAAAAATAAAGATATCGGCAAGCATTATGAACATATTGCTTGCCAATTCTTAGCCAATCAAGGGCTGGTGTTGCTTGATAAAAATAGTCTATATCAAATTGGTGAAATTGATTTAGTCATGCGAGATAAGAGTTGTTTGGTTTTTGTTGAAGTTAGATATCGCAAAAATGCTAACTTTGGCGAGGCTGAAATGACTATTTCGCTCACTAAGCAAAACAAAATTAAACAGGCAGCTCAACTTTGGATGTTAAATAATAACTTAAATATTGAAGATACAGAGTTTAGGTTTGATGTTTTTGCCATAACGGGAAAAAGTCAAAAATGGATAATTAATGCGTTTTAA
- the rppH gene encoding RNA pyrophosphohydrolase, with product MIDNDGYRPNVGIVICNRYGQVLWARRYGQNSWQFPQGGIKLNETPEQAMFRELNEEVGLLPKDVKILSVTNGWLRYKLPKRMIRWDNQPVCIGQKQKWFLLELISDTSVINLNMSSTPEFDDWKWVSYWYPIRQVIAFKRDVYRKAMKEFSLPAFTIQFEVEEPVTNLSKKKRFNFFAHKRKNKQRVKK from the coding sequence GTGATCGATAATGATGGCTACCGTCCAAATGTAGGAATAGTTATTTGTAACAGGTATGGTCAAGTGCTTTGGGCTCGGCGTTATGGACAAAACTCTTGGCAATTTCCTCAGGGCGGAATAAAACTTAATGAAACGCCAGAACAGGCAATGTTTCGTGAACTAAATGAAGAAGTAGGATTACTACCTAAAGATGTTAAAATATTATCGGTGACCAATGGTTGGCTAAGGTATAAATTACCAAAACGCATGATTCGTTGGGATAATCAGCCGGTATGTATTGGTCAGAAACAAAAGTGGTTTTTATTAGAATTGATTTCTGATACTTCAGTGATTAATTTGAATATGTCTTCAACTCCTGAGTTTGATGATTGGAAGTGGGTAAGTTATTGGTATCCTATACGACAGGTTATTGCTTTTAAGCGTGATGTATATCGCAAAGCAATGAAGGAGTTTTCTTTGCCTGCATTTACTATACAATTTGAAGTAGAAGAACCTGTAACAAATCTTTCTAAGAAAAAACGGTTTAACTTCTTTGCTCACAAACGAAAAAATAAACAGCGTGTTAAAAAATGA
- a CDS encoding SIS domain-containing protein, with protein sequence MQDLIKNYFTESIQTQIVMAESLGSSIEKAANIIVGGLLNGNKIMGCGNGSAAANIQSFTSRLITSLDIERPSIPAIALVSDNVLLSAISNHEEIYARQIQALGQQGDILVISTCEGNSRSIIRAVQEAVIKDMKIVALTAFDGGEVIGLLGQNDIEIRIPSYKKVMAYEMHAMILNCLSQLIENTLFIHTE encoded by the coding sequence GTGCAAGATTTAATAAAAAATTATTTTACTGAAAGTATTCAAACTCAAATTGTTATGGCTGAATCTCTAGGCTCTTCAATTGAAAAAGCGGCTAATATTATCGTTGGAGGATTACTTAATGGTAATAAAATTATGGGATGTGGTAATGGCTCAGCTGCTGCAAATATACAAAGTTTTACCTCTCGGTTAATTACCAGTCTTGATATTGAAAGACCGAGTATTCCGGCTATTGCATTAGTTTCTGATAATGTATTGTTAAGTGCGATATCTAATCACGAAGAAATTTATGCTCGACAAATTCAAGCTTTAGGTCAACAAGGTGATATCTTAGTTATTTCAACTTGTGAAGGGAATAGCCGTTCGATTATTCGTGCTGTTCAAGAAGCCGTAATTAAAGATATGAAAATTGTTGCCTTAACTGCATTTGATGGTGGAGAAGTGATCGGATTACTTGGGCAAAATGATATTGAAATTAGAATTCCATCTTATAAAAAGGTGATGGCTTATGAAATGCATGCAATGATTTTAAACTGCTTAAGCCAATTAATTGAAAATACATTGTTTATTCATACAGAATAA
- a CDS encoding penicillin-binding protein activator has product MKGWIDLSYTYQRNNKKAPVQDGDSPEVLEAKNTNRKNQLKQAILDWAAKYPNHPAQDIVAIITGEQTLAVDNVNSKKVALLLPLSGSSRIFGNTIRQGYVDAAKFYPQEPQQNVIVLDTTSVPMDNLIQQAQEQNVDLIVGPLLKSEVSQIKQLAPSIPVLALNKVDDGTVSANKMCFFALSPEDEAKDAADHIFAQNKQKPLLVIPQNELGRRVAQSFAKQWSQISNGSQAYVQYVGNLNTLRANINHSSGISLTGSPIAFNNDDGSASMSSNGSSSGFDAIYVYASYDELTLIKPMLDMGAGKTIGNGSSSIALYSSSKSHVANASNDFNYDMNQTEYSDIPLIINSSEKTTAMIPSNIQKDYSLTRLYAMGIDAWRLANRFNQLDSYQPNFLAGMTGKLSTSNQCEVTRSLAWQQYAYVTSQSSSEQNEK; this is encoded by the coding sequence TTGAAAGGGTGGATTGATTTAAGTTACACATATCAACGTAATAATAAGAAAGCGCCTGTTCAAGATGGTGATAGTCCAGAAGTCCTTGAAGCAAAAAATACCAATCGCAAAAATCAACTAAAACAAGCTATTTTAGATTGGGCTGCAAAATATCCTAATCATCCTGCACAAGATATTGTTGCTATTATAACTGGTGAACAAACGCTTGCTGTTGATAATGTAAATTCCAAAAAAGTAGCTTTATTATTACCACTGAGTGGGTCTTCTCGAATATTTGGTAACACTATTCGTCAAGGATATGTTGATGCGGCTAAGTTTTATCCACAAGAGCCACAACAAAATGTTATTGTTTTAGATACAACATCAGTACCAATGGATAATTTAATACAGCAAGCGCAAGAGCAAAATGTTGATTTAATCGTTGGTCCATTATTGAAGTCTGAAGTGAGCCAAATAAAGCAGTTAGCGCCATCTATTCCTGTGTTAGCATTAAATAAAGTTGATGATGGAACTGTTTCCGCTAACAAAATGTGCTTTTTTGCGTTATCTCCTGAAGATGAAGCAAAGGATGCTGCTGATCATATTTTTGCACAAAACAAACAAAAGCCATTGTTAGTTATACCACAAAATGAGTTGGGCAGAAGAGTAGCTCAAAGTTTTGCTAAACAATGGTCGCAAATTTCTAATGGTTCACAAGCTTATGTGCAATATGTTGGTAATTTAAATACGCTACGTGCCAATATTAATCATAGTAGCGGTATAAGTTTAACCGGTAGTCCGATTGCATTTAATAATGATGATGGCTCGGCTTCAATGTCCTCAAATGGTTCTTCTTCTGGATTTGATGCAATTTATGTTTATGCATCTTATGATGAATTAACCTTGATAAAACCAATGCTAGATATGGGAGCAGGAAAGACAATCGGTAATGGCTCTTCATCCATAGCGCTTTATTCAAGTTCTAAAAGTCATGTGGCAAATGCTTCGAATGACTTTAATTATGATATGAATCAAACTGAATATTCTGACATTCCGTTGATTATTAATTCATCAGAAAAAACAACGGCAATGATTCCTAGCAATATTCAAAAAGACTATTCTTTAACTCGATTATACGCTATGGGAATTGATGCTTGGCGATTGGCTAATCGCTTTAATCAATTAGACTCTTATCAGCCTAATTTTTTAGCTGGAATGACTGGTAAATTATCAACCAGTAATCAATGTGAAGTGACTCGATCTCTTGCATGGCAACAATATGCCTATGTTACATCCCAATCGTCCTCAGAACAGAACGAAAAATAA
- the gyrA gene encoding DNA topoisomerase (ATP-hydrolyzing) subunit A, with amino-acid sequence MTELAKEITPVNIEDELKSSYLDYAMSVIVGRALPDVRDGLKPVHRRVLFAMHEAGYDWNKPYRKSARVVGDVIGKYHPHGDSAVYDTIVRMAQPFSLRYMLVDGQGNFGSVDGDSAAAMRYTEIRMQKFAGALLTDLDKETVDFSPNYDGSEMIPDVLPTRIPNLLINGSSGIAVGMATNIPPHNLAEVINGCLAFIEDENISVDGLMEYIHGPDFPTAALINGRKGIENAYRTGRGIIYIRSKATIEVDDHSGRETIIVNEIPYQVNKKKLIEKIAELVKDKKVEGISALRDESDKDGMRIVIEIKRDAVGEVVLNNLFSLTQLQVSFGINMVALHKGQPKLLNLREMIEAFVLHRREVVTRRTIYELRKARERAHVLEGLAIALANIDPVIELIRAAATPSEAKAKLLSQAWQLGNVAAMLEKAGNDAARPEDLAPEFGIRDGHYYLSEAQAQAILDLRLHRLTGLEHEKILDEYKELLVQIAGLLHILASPERLMEVIREELEAVRDQFQDARRTEITASSADINIEDLIAQEDVVVTLSHQGYVKYQPLSDYEAQRRGGKGKSATKIKEEDFVEKLLVANTHDTILCFSSRGRLYWMKVYQLPEASRGSRGRPIINLLPLEADERITAILPVREFDDEHCVFMATAQGTVKKTSLIEFSRPRSGGIIAINLRDDDELIGVDLTSNETADAVDDEELNDDVIVDELDDGDEVSQISNTEDIMLFSANGKVVRFPANKVRCMGRTATGVRGIKLEGDDKVVSLIVPRGNGAILTATRNGYGKRTEQELYPTKSRATKGVISIKVSERNGAVVGAVQVEETDQIMLITDAGTLVRTRVSEVSVVGRNTQGVTLIRTAENEKVVGLQRIAETEDDVESELSPQSEDNNDSTQESEQ; translated from the coding sequence ATGACCGAACTAGCCAAAGAAATAACCCCCGTCAATATTGAAGACGAATTAAAATCCTCTTATCTTGATTATGCGATGTCTGTTATTGTTGGGCGAGCTTTACCTGATGTCCGCGACGGACTTAAACCTGTTCACAGACGGGTTTTATTCGCAATGCATGAAGCTGGATACGATTGGAATAAACCTTACCGAAAATCTGCTCGTGTTGTTGGGGACGTAATCGGTAAATATCATCCACATGGTGATTCAGCCGTTTATGATACCATTGTTCGTATGGCACAACCATTTTCATTACGTTATATGCTTGTTGATGGCCAAGGAAACTTTGGTTCTGTCGATGGTGACTCTGCGGCGGCAATGCGTTATACCGAAATTCGCATGCAAAAGTTTGCCGGTGCATTATTAACTGATTTAGATAAAGAAACAGTAGATTTTTCACCAAACTACGATGGATCAGAAATGATTCCTGACGTGTTGCCAACTCGCATTCCTAATTTATTAATTAATGGTTCGTCAGGTATTGCTGTTGGTATGGCAACCAACATCCCTCCTCATAATCTAGCAGAAGTTATCAATGGTTGCTTAGCATTTATTGAGGATGAAAATATTTCTGTTGATGGATTAATGGAATATATTCATGGTCCAGATTTTCCTACTGCTGCTTTAATTAATGGCCGTAAAGGTATTGAAAATGCTTATCGAACTGGCCGTGGTATTATTTATATTCGTTCAAAGGCGACGATTGAAGTAGATGATCATAGTGGTCGTGAAACGATCATTGTTAATGAGATCCCTTATCAAGTTAATAAGAAAAAACTGATCGAAAAAATAGCTGAACTAGTTAAAGACAAAAAAGTTGAAGGTATTTCAGCATTGCGTGATGAATCAGATAAAGATGGTATGCGCATTGTTATTGAAATCAAACGTGATGCAGTTGGCGAAGTCGTTTTAAATAATCTTTTCTCATTAACTCAACTACAGGTTTCTTTCGGGATTAATATGGTTGCCTTACATAAAGGTCAACCGAAACTATTAAACTTACGAGAAATGATCGAGGCGTTTGTTCTTCACCGCCGTGAAGTCGTAACGCGTCGAACTATCTATGAACTTCGCAAAGCTCGTGAACGAGCGCATGTGTTGGAAGGTTTAGCGATAGCATTGGCTAATATCGATCCTGTTATTGAATTAATTCGTGCTGCGGCGACTCCTTCTGAAGCGAAAGCTAAATTATTATCGCAAGCTTGGCAACTAGGTAATGTTGCGGCAATGCTTGAAAAAGCGGGTAATGATGCCGCTCGTCCTGAAGATTTAGCACCTGAATTTGGTATTCGTGATGGCCATTATTATCTTTCTGAAGCTCAAGCCCAAGCAATTTTAGATCTTCGATTACATCGTTTAACAGGACTGGAACACGAAAAAATTCTTGATGAATATAAAGAACTATTAGTTCAAATTGCTGGTTTGTTACATATTCTAGCGAGTCCAGAAAGACTAATGGAAGTTATTCGCGAAGAGCTTGAAGCTGTTCGCGATCAATTCCAAGATGCAAGACGAACTGAAATTACAGCAAGTAGTGCGGATATCAATATTGAAGATCTTATTGCTCAAGAAGATGTTGTAGTTACGCTTTCTCATCAAGGTTATGTAAAATACCAACCGTTATCTGATTATGAAGCTCAGCGTCGGGGCGGTAAGGGCAAGTCGGCAACGAAAATTAAAGAAGAAGATTTTGTCGAAAAACTACTGGTTGCAAATACTCATGACACGATTCTTTGTTTCTCAAGTCGTGGCAGATTATATTGGATGAAAGTTTATCAATTACCTGAAGCCAGTCGAGGCTCCCGTGGTCGTCCAATTATTAATTTATTACCATTGGAAGCAGATGAACGTATTACAGCGATTCTACCTGTTCGTGAATTTGATGATGAGCATTGTGTGTTTATGGCGACAGCTCAAGGTACGGTTAAGAAAACTTCATTAATTGAATTTAGTCGTCCGAGAAGTGGTGGCATTATTGCTATTAACTTACGTGATGATGATGAGTTAATTGGTGTTGATTTAACTAGTAACGAAACAGCAGATGCTGTTGATGATGAAGAACTCAATGATGATGTTATTGTTGATGAGCTTGACGATGGTGATGAGGTCTCGCAAATTTCCAATACTGAAGATATTATGTTATTCTCAGCCAATGGTAAAGTTGTACGATTCCCGGCCAATAAAGTCCGTTGTATGGGTAGAACAGCAACAGGTGTTCGAGGTATTAAATTAGAAGGTGATGATAAAGTTGTCTCACTTATTGTCCCTCGTGGTAATGGGGCAATTTTAACCGCAACTCGAAATGGTTATGGTAAACGTACTGAACAAGAGTTATATCCAACAAAATCACGAGCAACGAAAGGCGTAATCTCTATTAAAGTGAGTGAGCGAAATGGTGCTGTAGTTGGTGCAGTACAGGTTGAAGAAACCGACCAAATCATGCTGATTACTGATGCCGGAACCTTAGTACGAACTCGAGTATCAGAAGTTAGTGTTGTTGGACGAAACACGCAAGGGGTTACGTTGATTCGAACAGCTGAAAATGAGAAGGTTGTCGGATTACAGCGAATTGCTGAAACAGAGGATGATGTTGAATCGGAACTATCGCCACAGAGTGAGGATAATAATGATTCAACCCAAGAATCCGAGCAATAA
- a CDS encoding Kdo(2)-lipid IV(A) acyltransferase produces MSQNQEIHPIFTKRLLHPRYWLTWFGISILYLIVLLPYPVIYQLGKGLGLLSMKLIGKRKETARQNLKLCFPEKSEQERDKILRDNFISTGLAIFETGMAWFWSDKRLKKHSSIEGDSHITQIQQSGQGVLLIGIHFLTLELGARILGMSHPGVGVYRPNDNPVMDYVQLKGRLKSNKYMLDRYNTKGMIRALKNGELLWYAPDHDYGPKNSVFAPLFAVEKAATTVGTRILVKLSQPAIIPFTPKREKNGHYTVYVTPELKGYPIDDDVLAATFMNKAIEQEILKAPEQYMWLHRRFKTRPKGEAPLYTNKVQSD; encoded by the coding sequence ATGAGTCAAAATCAAGAAATTCATCCTATTTTTACAAAACGATTATTACATCCTCGCTATTGGTTAACCTGGTTTGGCATTTCTATTTTATATTTGATCGTTTTACTGCCATATCCGGTTATTTATCAATTAGGAAAAGGTTTAGGATTACTTTCGATGAAATTAATTGGTAAGCGTAAAGAGACCGCAAGGCAAAACTTAAAATTATGCTTTCCTGAAAAATCTGAACAAGAACGAGATAAAATATTAAGAGATAATTTTATTTCTACAGGACTTGCTATATTTGAAACTGGTATGGCATGGTTCTGGTCTGACAAAAGACTTAAAAAACACTCTTCAATTGAAGGTGATTCACATATCACTCAGATACAACAGTCTGGACAAGGTGTTTTGTTAATTGGTATTCACTTTTTAACGCTAGAACTCGGTGCACGTATTTTAGGTATGAGTCATCCTGGTGTAGGTGTTTATCGACCAAACGACAACCCTGTTATGGATTATGTACAATTAAAAGGGCGTTTAAAATCGAATAAATATATGTTAGATCGCTATAATACTAAAGGCATGATAAGAGCCTTAAAGAATGGTGAATTGCTTTGGTATGCGCCAGATCATGATTATGGTCCTAAAAATAGTGTTTTTGCGCCACTCTTTGCGGTAGAAAAAGCAGCAACAACCGTTGGAACTCGAATTTTAGTCAAATTAAGTCAGCCTGCAATTATTCCTTTCACGCCTAAACGAGAAAAGAATGGGCACTATACTGTTTACGTTACACCTGAGCTTAAAGGCTATCCTATAGATGATGATGTGCTAGCAGCTACTTTTATGAACAAAGCGATTGAACAAGAAATATTAAAAGCACCAGAACAATATATGTGGTTACATCGACGCTTTAAAACTCGTCCTAAAGGTGAGGCACCTTTATATACAAATAAAGTCCAATCAGATTAA
- the rlmM gene encoding 23S rRNA (cytidine(2498)-2'-O)-methyltransferase RlmM, with protein sequence MNKIILYCRPGFEKECAAEITDRAAQKEIFGFAKVKENSGYVIFECYQDEQAELLIKQIPFRTLIFARQMFVAGDLLADLSTEDRITPIINVLSATVDKAGDLRVEVADTNEGKQLAGFCRKFTVPLRQALRNKRILLKVQNPSRPVIHLLFINNNSCYVGYSLSQNNSPFYMGIPRLKFPADAPSRSTLKLEEAFHIFIPYEEWDERLKGGLNAVDLGACPGGWTYQLVKRSMMVYAIDNGPMNEKLMETGQVKHYREDGFKFMPKKHNIYWLVCDMVEKPAKVTELIAKWLINGWCREAIFNLKLPMKKRYEEVKQNLQLLIEELNNNQINVQIQAKQLFHDREEVTVHVQRIWG encoded by the coding sequence CTGAACAAAATAATTTTGTATTGTCGACCAGGGTTTGAAAAAGAATGTGCAGCAGAAATAACGGATAGAGCCGCACAAAAAGAAATATTTGGTTTTGCCAAGGTTAAAGAAAATAGTGGTTATGTAATATTTGAGTGTTACCAAGACGAACAAGCTGAATTATTAATTAAACAAATTCCATTTCGAACGTTGATTTTTGCAAGGCAAATGTTTGTTGCTGGTGATTTATTAGCTGATTTATCAACTGAAGATCGTATTACGCCAATAATTAATGTTTTATCGGCTACTGTTGATAAAGCTGGTGATTTACGTGTTGAAGTTGCAGATACTAATGAAGGTAAGCAATTAGCAGGATTTTGTCGCAAATTTACTGTTCCACTTCGTCAGGCATTACGCAACAAACGTATTTTGTTGAAGGTACAAAATCCATCACGACCAGTTATTCATTTATTATTTATCAATAATAATAGTTGTTATGTTGGCTATTCCTTGAGTCAAAATAATTCTCCTTTTTATATGGGAATACCAAGGTTAAAATTTCCAGCTGATGCACCAAGTCGTTCAACATTAAAATTGGAAGAAGCTTTTCATATTTTTATTCCTTATGAAGAATGGGATGAACGACTTAAAGGTGGTTTAAATGCTGTTGACTTAGGGGCTTGTCCTGGCGGTTGGACTTATCAATTAGTCAAAAGAAGTATGATGGTATATGCTATAGATAATGGTCCTATGAATGAAAAATTAATGGAAACAGGACAAGTTAAACATTATCGTGAAGATGGCTTTAAATTTATGCCTAAAAAGCATAATATTTATTGGCTGGTGTGTGATATGGTTGAAAAACCAGCCAAAGTAACAGAGTTAATAGCTAAATGGCTAATTAATGGTTGGTGTCGAGAGGCAATTTTTAATCTCAAACTACCAATGAAAAAACGTTATGAAGAAGTAAAACAAAATTTACAATTACTAATAGAAGAACTAAATAACAACCAAATAAATGTACAAATTCAGGCTAAGCAACTTTTTCATGATCGTGAAGAAGTCACTGTACATGTACAGCGAATTTGGGGATGA